Genomic DNA from Frondihabitans sp. PAMC 28766:
GGGGCGGCGGGTTCGTCGCCGCGCTGCAGGATCGCGTCGTGGTGATCGACGACGAGGGCGGCAGCCTCGACACGGTCGCCCGGGTCGAGCACGCGCACCCCGGCACCCGGTTCAACGAAGGCAAGTGCGACCCGTTCGGCAACTTCGTCGTCGGCGCCATGGACAGAGACGCGGACGGGCCCGACGCAGGGCTCTATCGAGTGAGCCCGAACGGCGACGTGACCGAACTCGGTGGCGGCTTCGGCACCGTCAACGGCATCGAGTTCGACGACGAGGGCACGACGATGTGGGTGACCGACACGCGCGTACGCACGATCTACCGAGCGTCGTACGGCCCCGACGGGCCGCTCGGCGAGCTGGTGCCCTGGTCGACAGGTCACCGCCACGACGGTCTCGTGCGCGACTCGCTCGGCGAGTTCTGGGGTGCCGACTACGGCTCGGGCCATGTGCTGCACCTGTCGGCCGACGGCCAGCTGATCGAGAACATCGATGTGCCCGTGCCGAACGTCACCGGCATCACCATTGGTGGCGCCGACCTCACCACGCTCTTCATCGGCACGGCCCGCGAGAACCTCACCGAGGATCAACTGAACGCGGCTCCCACCTCGGGCGGCGTGTTCGCGTACGAACTCGACCGCCCGGGGCTGGCGCAACGCTTCTTCGGCTGAGCGCCGACGACCTGCTCGCCGACGACTTGCTCGCCGACGACCTGCTCGCCGACGACTTGCTCGCCGACGACCTGCTCGCCGACGACTTGCTCGCCGACTAGATGAGGCCGACGAGGTTGTCAGCGGTGACGGCCGACCCCTCGGCCAGCACCTGACGGGCCTTGTCGGTCGAGTCCCACACGTTCCAGAGCAGGACGCCGACAGGCACACCCTCGTCGAGGTAATAGACGACGACCGAGTCGTCGTCCTTCCAGTCCTCGACCGTGTCGAGCGACGCATCCAGCTTGCCGACCGCCTCGTAGCCGAGGTCGAAGACGTCGGAGTAGTACATCGGCGTGTGCGTGTACTTCTCGTCGGAGCCCGCCATGATGCGGCCGACGGCAGCGCCCTGTTCGTTCGCGTTGTCGACGTGCTCGACGCGACGACGGCCCAGGATCGGGTCGGGGTAGTTCGCGACATCGCCCGCGGAGTAGACGAACGGGTCGATCGTCGCCAGGCGCGAGTCCACCACGATGCCGTCGTCGACGGTGAGGCCCGCAGCCTCGGCCAGGTCGGTGTTCGGCGCGATGCCGAGGCCGACGACGACGCCGTCGGCCTCGAGCGTGGAGCCGTCGTCGAGGGTCAGCAGGAAGCCGTCTCCCTGGGCCACGCCCTTGTCGAGCCGCCGCCCGGCGAAGAACTCGACGCCGTGCTCACGGAAGCGCGCCTCGAACCTCTCGTCGACCTTCTCGGGGAAGGTCGAGGCGCCGAGGTCGGCGTCGGGGAAGACGATGCTGACCTTCGTGTCGTTCTGTGCGAGGGCTGCCGCGATCTCCGAGCCGATGTAGCCGCCCCCGATCACGGCGACGTGCCTGCCCGAGCCCGAGAGCGCCCGCAGGTGCCGATAGTCGGCGGCCGTGCGGAAGAAGATGACACGGTCGCTGTCCGGCAGGTCGAGCGTCTTCGGGCGCCCGCCGGTGGCGAGCAACAGCCGACCGTAGCCGATCGTGTCGCCGGTCGATGTCGAAACGGTGCGCGCCGTCCGATCGATCCCGGTCACGGTCGTCTCCAAGCGGATCTCCGCACCGGTCGCCTCGGCGGTCCCGAGGTCGTTGTCAGTGGGGGAGTAGTCGGGGTCGGTCCACAGCTTCTTCGAGAGCGCCGGGCGGGTGTAGGGCTGGTCGACGTCCTCGCTCAGGATCACGATGGATCCTGCCGGGTCTTTCTCGCGAATGCCTTTCGCCGCGGAGTCGGCGACCATGCCGCCACCGACGATGACGTACTCGTAGCTCTCTGCCATGACGGATCCTCTCTAGCTGTTCGCGACCGCACCGACTCGGTCGAGCCCGACCTCGTCGGCCTTCTCGTCGCGCTCGCGGGTCGCCTTAGTCTTCGCGTCCTTCTCGGGGTGGCGGTTCTCGGCGCCCGTCATCCAGGCGA
This window encodes:
- a CDS encoding SMP-30/gluconolactonase/LRE family protein, producing the protein MPEARLFVDARAILAESPVWDADLGELVWADITPGILHRTSATGDADRTTPVGPPLASIQRRRGGGFVAALQDRVVVIDDEGGSLDTVARVEHAHPGTRFNEGKCDPFGNFVVGAMDRDADGPDAGLYRVSPNGDVTELGGGFGTVNGIEFDDEGTTMWVTDTRVRTIYRASYGPDGPLGELVPWSTGHRHDGLVRDSLGEFWGADYGSGHVLHLSADGQLIENIDVPVPNVTGITIGGADLTTLFIGTARENLTEDQLNAAPTSGGVFAYELDRPGLAQRFFG
- a CDS encoding NAD(P)/FAD-dependent oxidoreductase, producing the protein MAESYEYVIVGGGMVADSAAKGIREKDPAGSIVILSEDVDQPYTRPALSKKLWTDPDYSPTDNDLGTAEATGAEIRLETTVTGIDRTARTVSTSTGDTIGYGRLLLATGGRPKTLDLPDSDRVIFFRTAADYRHLRALSGSGRHVAVIGGGYIGSEIAAALAQNDTKVSIVFPDADLGASTFPEKVDERFEARFREHGVEFFAGRRLDKGVAQGDGFLLTLDDGSTLEADGVVVGLGIAPNTDLAEAAGLTVDDGIVVDSRLATIDPFVYSAGDVANYPDPILGRRRVEHVDNANEQGAAVGRIMAGSDEKYTHTPMYYSDVFDLGYEAVGKLDASLDTVEDWKDDDSVVVYYLDEGVPVGVLLWNVWDSTDKARQVLAEGSAVTADNLVGLI